The Pelorhabdus rhamnosifermentans genome includes a region encoding these proteins:
- a CDS encoding MtnX-like HAD-IB family phosphatase — protein MDYFLAIDFDGTIAEFDVTDAVLEAFAPPKWLEIEQLWQQGKIGSKECLSKQLALIKAPLEEILAFVEHIEIDATFIEFVRQLQQAQIPFAIISDGFQVLIDHILAKNGLQGLPVFANELKEANKKLVTAYPYSYDHCTSGTCKCRTAEQAAQGLPVYLIGDGQSDFCLAGAADFVYAKAKLVDYCIQENIPHCVYTDFQDIMINLRKQRIEKNVIA, from the coding sequence ATGGATTATTTTTTGGCCATTGACTTTGATGGTACCATTGCCGAGTTTGATGTGACAGATGCGGTACTTGAAGCGTTTGCTCCGCCTAAATGGCTGGAAATTGAACAGCTATGGCAGCAAGGAAAGATAGGTTCTAAGGAATGTCTGAGCAAACAACTCGCCTTGATTAAAGCACCTTTAGAAGAAATTTTGGCTTTTGTGGAACACATCGAAATTGATGCTACATTTATCGAATTTGTGCGGCAGTTGCAGCAAGCGCAAATTCCATTTGCCATTATCAGTGATGGTTTTCAAGTATTGATTGATCATATTTTGGCCAAAAATGGATTACAGGGACTACCCGTTTTTGCCAATGAATTGAAGGAAGCAAATAAAAAATTAGTGACTGCCTATCCTTATTCTTATGATCATTGTACATCAGGAACATGTAAATGTCGCACTGCTGAGCAAGCTGCACAAGGATTGCCTGTCTATCTCATTGGTGACGGTCAAAGTGATTTCTGTTTGGCTGGTGCAGCTGATTTTGTTTATGCCAAGGCGAAATTAGTCGATTATTGTATACAAGAAAACATACCTCATTGTGTTTATACTGATTTTCAAGATATTATGATCAATCTGCGTAAACAGCGGATTGAAAAAAATGTCATTGCATAA
- a CDS encoding peptide chain release factor 3 gives MSSLVEEINKRRTFAIISHPDAGKTTLTEKLLLYGGAIHLAGSVKARKAQKHAVSDWMEIEKQRGISVTSSVLQFDYDGFRINILDTPGHQDFSEDTYRTLMAADSAVMLIDVAKGVEEQTKKLFYVCKQRGIPVFTFVNKLDRFGKNPFDLMEEIEQVLGIRAYPMNWPIGVEGSYVGVYNRQLAQVELFEKSGAHGTTVLPSKQGNVNDEEFKALLGAEVHQALIDDIELLDMAGDTFDFDKVRKGELTPMFFGSAMSNFGVRPFLEEFLQLAPAPAPRLADSGVIYPSDPVFSAFVFKIQANMNPAHRDRLAFMRICSGKFTRGMSVYHARSGKTVKLAQPQQFLAQERTLIDEAYPGDIVGLFDPGVFGIGDTICGEKERLQFRDFPVFPPEQFARVQPKDTMRRKQFIKGMTELTQEGAVQVFRPSDYSVESFIVGVVGSLQFEVLEYRLKNEYGVDILMNRLPYGVARWLTSQAGPVEIKTLKNMESSMLVFDIHDRLVALVNNEWSLNWVMERNPEVEFLKVPADAQII, from the coding sequence ATGTCATCCCTAGTGGAAGAAATAAATAAGCGGCGTACTTTTGCAATCATCTCCCATCCTGACGCCGGAAAAACAACATTAACGGAAAAATTACTGCTTTATGGGGGCGCCATTCATCTGGCGGGTTCGGTAAAAGCCAGAAAAGCTCAAAAACATGCTGTATCGGATTGGATGGAAATAGAAAAACAAAGAGGTATTTCTGTTACGTCCAGTGTATTACAGTTTGATTATGATGGATTTCGCATCAACATTTTAGATACACCGGGCCATCAAGATTTTAGTGAAGATACCTACCGGACACTCATGGCTGCTGATAGCGCTGTTATGCTGATTGACGTTGCTAAGGGCGTAGAAGAACAGACAAAAAAACTTTTTTATGTTTGTAAGCAACGGGGTATTCCTGTATTTACTTTTGTGAATAAACTCGACCGTTTTGGTAAGAACCCTTTTGATTTAATGGAGGAAATTGAACAGGTACTAGGCATTCGGGCATATCCCATGAATTGGCCTATTGGAGTAGAAGGCAGCTACGTAGGGGTTTATAATCGGCAATTAGCCCAAGTGGAATTGTTTGAAAAAAGCGGTGCCCATGGTACTACAGTGTTGCCGTCTAAACAGGGTAATGTGAATGACGAAGAATTTAAAGCGCTGTTAGGTGCTGAAGTGCATCAAGCGCTTATTGATGATATTGAACTTTTGGATATGGCTGGCGATACCTTTGATTTTGATAAGGTGCGTAAAGGCGAACTGACTCCCATGTTTTTTGGAAGTGCCATGAGTAATTTTGGTGTGCGGCCCTTTTTAGAGGAATTTTTACAATTAGCGCCAGCTCCAGCACCGCGTTTGGCTGATAGCGGTGTCATATATCCGTCAGATCCCGTCTTCTCAGCGTTTGTTTTTAAAATCCAAGCCAATATGAATCCGGCTCATCGCGATCGCTTGGCTTTTATGCGGATTTGTTCCGGTAAATTTACGCGAGGTATGAGCGTCTATCATGCTCGCAGTGGGAAAACAGTAAAGTTAGCCCAGCCACAGCAATTTTTAGCCCAAGAGCGTACCCTGATTGATGAAGCTTATCCCGGAGATATTGTGGGCCTTTTTGATCCCGGCGTATTTGGTATTGGCGATACCATTTGCGGCGAAAAAGAGCGCCTTCAGTTTCGTGACTTTCCTGTGTTTCCGCCTGAGCAGTTTGCGCGGGTTCAACCGAAAGATACGATGCGACGCAAACAGTTTATTAAAGGCATGACAGAGCTCACGCAGGAAGGGGCTGTGCAGGTCTTTCGGCCCAGTGACTATTCTGTAGAATCTTTTATTGTTGGTGTAGTAGGTTCCTTGCAATTTGAAGTATTGGAATATCGATTGAAAAATGAATATGGCGTTGATATATTAATGAACAGGCTGCCTTATGGTGTGGCGCGCTGGCTTACTTCCCAAGCAGGGCCTGTTGAGATCAAAACACTGAAAAATATGGAAAGCAGTATGCTCGTATTTGATATTCATGATCGTCTTGTGGCCCTTGTTAATAACGAATGGTCTCTTAATTGGGTTATGGAACGTAATCCGGAAGTGGAATTTTTAAAGGTTCCTGCTGATGCACAGATCATATAA
- a CDS encoding porin has translation MMKKSLIATAVATALALSTSAVFAAQAPVTLDGSIAYQYRDIDKAGVSSNANKATLLLNANSDLGNGWGVYGRLAVQHVSNQSPADFNTAAYGPNARNVAAIDQFGLNYKTGDTTYKIGRQPLFVGATGLIYDSTGYLGKQFFTDGVTAMGKNGALSYQAAVVQEDNIFGPSGKNKIYTAHADYAVTPAFTYGATLGRYNYEKSTDGTSRNIWAVNAAYNLGSASFYTEYAQTDMNNANKSFDYGVSYKFDDKNSISANIFRVEQNGEFHTDMTTWDSNSKGIYYTYGHKFTKDTSLNFLYKDIENITSGVKTTNFRTTASYNF, from the coding sequence ATGATGAAAAAGTCTCTTATTGCAACAGCCGTGGCGACGGCTCTGGCACTTTCTACTTCAGCTGTATTTGCTGCTCAAGCCCCAGTAACCCTTGATGGTAGCATAGCCTATCAGTACCGTGACATTGATAAAGCTGGAGTAAGCTCTAATGCTAACAAAGCCACCTTGCTTTTGAATGCCAATAGTGATTTAGGTAATGGCTGGGGTGTGTACGGTCGGTTAGCGGTTCAACATGTGAGCAATCAAAGTCCGGCAGATTTTAACACAGCTGCTTATGGACCGAATGCAAGAAATGTGGCGGCAATTGATCAATTTGGTCTTAACTACAAAACGGGTGATACTACTTATAAGATTGGACGTCAACCCCTATTTGTTGGAGCTACGGGTCTAATCTATGATTCAACTGGTTATCTTGGCAAACAGTTCTTTACTGATGGTGTAACGGCTATGGGCAAGAACGGCGCGCTTAGCTACCAAGCAGCAGTTGTACAGGAAGATAATATTTTTGGACCTTCCGGTAAAAATAAAATTTATACTGCTCATGCTGATTATGCAGTTACTCCAGCCTTTACTTATGGAGCCACATTGGGTAGATATAACTATGAAAAATCAACTGATGGTACCAGTCGTAACATATGGGCTGTCAATGCTGCCTACAATCTTGGTTCGGCCAGTTTCTATACTGAGTATGCTCAAACCGATATGAATAACGCTAATAAATCTTTTGATTACGGTGTATCGTATAAATTTGATGATAAGAACAGCATTTCCGCCAATATTTTCCGGGTTGAGCAGAACGGTGAGTTCCATACCGATATGACTACTTGGGATTCCAATTCCAAGGGCATATATTATACCTATGGTCATAAATTTACAAAAGATACTTCTTTGAACTTCTTATATAAAGATATTGAAAATATTACTAGTGGAGTTAAGACTACTAATTTCCGTACTACGGCTTCTTATAATTTCTAA
- a CDS encoding alpha/beta hydrolase encodes MNQYDIELSGGEEAVLLIHGLTGNPYEMKFLAEKLNKAGFTVSAPCLPGHSETLARLKQTKWQDWYGRARERYLELKQKHRKVGVAGLCMGAVLSLELAHEFKEIPAVSLMSTTLFYDGWTIPWYSFLIPLAYYTPLKYYYSFTERPPYGIKNERLRKLVASNTKTLVYDEVPGVVMNQNFQLINQVKRHLPQIQSPLLLLHAMEDDTASIKNAEYVENHAGSAPIRKVLLHDSYHMITIDNDRALVSQENIAFFKENMGMNK; translated from the coding sequence ATGAATCAATATGATATTGAATTGTCTGGTGGTGAAGAGGCTGTATTGCTTATTCATGGCCTCACAGGAAATCCCTATGAAATGAAATTTTTAGCAGAAAAATTAAATAAAGCGGGATTTACTGTTTCAGCTCCCTGTCTGCCCGGTCATAGTGAAACACTAGCGAGATTGAAACAAACGAAGTGGCAGGATTGGTATGGCAGAGCGCGCGAACGCTACCTTGAATTAAAACAAAAGCATCGTAAGGTGGGCGTAGCCGGCTTATGTATGGGAGCTGTTCTATCCTTGGAATTGGCTCACGAATTTAAAGAAATACCTGCTGTTTCGCTCATGTCTACAACGCTGTTTTATGATGGTTGGACCATTCCCTGGTATTCCTTTTTGATTCCCCTTGCTTATTATACACCGCTTAAGTATTATTACTCTTTTACGGAACGGCCGCCTTATGGCATAAAAAATGAGCGGTTACGAAAACTCGTGGCTAGCAATACAAAAACACTTGTCTATGATGAAGTTCCTGGTGTGGTCATGAATCAAAATTTTCAACTCATTAATCAAGTGAAACGACATTTGCCTCAGATACAATCTCCGCTTTTGTTGCTTCATGCCATGGAAGATGATACAGCCAGTATTAAAAATGCTGAGTATGTGGAAAACCATGCTGGCTCAGCCCCTATTCGTAAAGTTTTACTTCATGATTCTTATCATATGATCACGATTGATAATGATCGAGCCCTTGTTTCTCAGGAAAATATTGCTTTTTTCAAAGAAAATATGGGAATGAACAAATAG
- a CDS encoding ammonium transporter → MKKGWTILILCLLFSAIILPVAFADEATPVAAVADAAKVDTGDTAFVLVSAALVMLMTPGLAFFYGGMVRTKNALSTIMQSFIIVGLISVQWVLLGYTLAFGPDVNHLIGNLDWLGLVGVGMDPNADYAATIPHYAFVVFQAMFAVITPALITGSFAERMKFPAFVIFTLVWATLVYDPVAHWVWGTGGWLRELGVLDFAGGTVVHILSGVSGLVVALMIGKRRGYGRDIMLPHHLPMTVLGAALLWFGWFGFNAGSALSANGLAALAFLVTNTAAAAAALSWTLTEWFVHGKPTVLGAASGCVAGLVAITPASGFVTPLSSIIIGLVSGSLCFFAVSIAKAKLGYDDALDAFGVHGVGGTWGALATGLFATSAVNPAGADGLFYGNGAQFFIQFEGVAVSWVFAAVMTFIILKGIGLFVTLRADDKEEIVGLDISEHGERGYAYQDLVGGSAIPFAVQSAQDEQVVAKTTLA, encoded by the coding sequence ATGAAAAAGGGTTGGACTATTTTAATTTTATGTTTACTTTTTAGTGCGATCATCTTGCCTGTAGCTTTTGCCGATGAGGCAACTCCAGTAGCGGCTGTGGCAGATGCAGCCAAGGTGGATACAGGTGATACGGCGTTTGTATTAGTCAGCGCGGCGTTAGTTATGCTGATGACCCCTGGACTCGCCTTCTTTTATGGAGGCATGGTGAGAACGAAGAATGCCTTAAGCACAATTATGCAAAGCTTTATTATTGTCGGTCTTATTTCCGTGCAATGGGTACTTCTTGGTTATACCTTGGCATTCGGTCCTGATGTGAATCATCTTATTGGTAATTTAGACTGGTTGGGATTAGTTGGTGTAGGGATGGACCCTAATGCCGATTATGCAGCGACGATTCCTCATTATGCTTTCGTTGTATTTCAGGCCATGTTTGCTGTCATTACACCAGCTTTAATTACAGGGTCTTTTGCTGAAAGAATGAAATTTCCGGCTTTTGTGATCTTTACACTTGTTTGGGCAACACTCGTCTATGATCCTGTAGCCCACTGGGTATGGGGAACAGGTGGCTGGTTACGAGAACTTGGCGTTCTGGATTTTGCTGGTGGTACGGTTGTTCATATTTTATCCGGTGTGTCAGGGCTTGTTGTGGCACTTATGATTGGTAAACGTCGTGGCTATGGGCGCGACATTATGTTGCCGCATCATTTGCCTATGACGGTACTAGGTGCAGCACTTTTATGGTTTGGATGGTTTGGATTTAATGCGGGCAGTGCTTTAAGTGCCAATGGTTTAGCAGCTCTTGCTTTTCTTGTTACAAATACAGCAGCAGCGGCAGCGGCTTTGTCTTGGACATTAACAGAGTGGTTTGTTCACGGTAAACCCACTGTACTCGGGGCAGCTAGTGGTTGTGTGGCGGGACTTGTAGCCATTACGCCTGCGTCAGGATTTGTTACACCTCTTTCTTCCATTATTATTGGGCTTGTTTCAGGTTCACTTTGCTTCTTCGCTGTTAGTATTGCCAAAGCAAAGCTTGGTTATGATGATGCTCTAGATGCTTTTGGCGTCCATGGTGTTGGTGGTACGTGGGGGGCTTTAGCTACAGGATTATTTGCTACAAGCGCTGTTAATCCCGCAGGGGCCGATGGATTGTTTTATGGCAATGGAGCTCAATTTTTTATACAGTTTGAGGGTGTTGCAGTGAGCTGGGTATTCGCCGCTGTTATGACATTTATTATATTGAAAGGCATTGGCTTATTTGTAACATTGCGAGCTGATGATAAAGAAGAGATAGTCGGACTCGACATTTCCGAACATGGTGAGCGTGGTTATGCTTATCAAGATCTTGTGGGTGGATCAGCTATTCCTTTTGCAGTCCAGTCTGCTCAAGATGAGCAGGTTGTTGCAAAGACGACGTTAGCATAA
- a CDS encoding peptidylprolyl isomerase: MKKAVIEMEQGNIVIELFEKEAPGTVANFQKLIEEGFYDGLTFHRVIPGFVAQGGCPNGDGTGGPGYTIPCETKGNPHKHERGALSMAHRGPNTGGSQFFIVFESQPHLDGVHTVFGKVIEGMDVVDEIEQGDVMNKVTIAED; encoded by the coding sequence ATGAAAAAGGCAGTTATTGAAATGGAACAAGGTAATATTGTTATTGAACTGTTTGAAAAAGAAGCACCAGGGACGGTAGCAAACTTTCAAAAGTTAATTGAAGAGGGATTTTATGATGGACTGACTTTTCATCGCGTCATTCCTGGTTTTGTTGCTCAGGGGGGATGCCCGAATGGTGATGGAACAGGGGGGCCTGGTTATACAATACCTTGCGAAACGAAGGGCAATCCCCATAAGCATGAACGGGGTGCTCTGTCCATGGCTCATCGTGGACCGAATACAGGTGGTAGCCAATTTTTTATCGTGTTTGAATCACAGCCGCATTTGGATGGTGTGCATACGGTTTTTGGTAAGGTTATCGAAGGCATGGATGTAGTCGATGAAATTGAGCAAGGTGATGTGATGAATAAGGTGACAATTGCTGAAGATTAA
- a CDS encoding DEAD/DEAH box helicase, whose translation MAMFKWGKFFKRQQTTHLWRMLHSLRQHSPEFWLKQAVCLTMPFAQTIPLQSSGLPKAMQQFIAAYEPRTVKNGIFIHQQQVLCAALQQEKHILLTSSTGSGKSLCFWAWIVHKLVTDSKATALVCFPTQALLWGQTVRLQEISSDCVVSESGLAYSGRLIIDGAAIDWSVWKGSGKVDSAMAAHEKSRAFQQARLRIATIDKVHYSLLRRDIRFAARLQGVVLDEAHQYQGLFGAQVAYLLKRIGVFKNVLGQKMPQMFLASATLPAAKNFAAMLLSVSPDEIVQQTDAIHQKVELINWDEAEERLAHPPQAALCRLVLFYDKQLGRPALDSLLMKKFFCCHKAVYFSPSKYSSRLLKQRLAQAGGHAVIYDADLPLPERRKLEKAFRLSENVPVTIIATNALELGVDIEGLDICLIPSLPDQQAAFLQQIGRVGRRQDKPGLVIVSLSTSLYDEQKRQDVTELFTVSSGQKFFLPIHLEWVKLKSMAALYKELRQAQKEFSAITTIACQQALQIYYGENPSSSEIKQRLTSLCGFLDFTQPFWPYWGFRGSVDQDKVPLVCVSTHEGIALLDRSALMRDAHLGATYLDHQNNYWRVIAYRNEAGTVLAIQSGRGIQVDQIKRIDAVPAKRAVLTRGICHSQVQLLKILCPPYWVPSTLVYGQWRLRQSVVAYRKVRLPHRQVTIEQLPRREILWQDRVTLGWMWKIPFLLTSQEDLCLREMTSLFQTALTEFLASAAGVSVHDLTVGFSAHNKTFEVMDLEQGGNGVAAYLLDKGMVLALQKCLKLLNEFRGSVALKSNLVGAMHEIADIDQACLIVQRIVESWSCF comes from the coding sequence ATGGCAATGTTTAAGTGGGGAAAATTTTTTAAGCGGCAGCAGACGACTCATTTATGGCGGATGTTGCATAGCCTGAGGCAACACTCGCCGGAATTTTGGCTTAAACAGGCTGTGTGTTTGACTATGCCTTTTGCTCAAACAATACCTTTGCAGAGTAGTGGCCTTCCTAAGGCCATGCAACAATTTATTGCCGCCTATGAACCCAGGACAGTGAAAAATGGTATTTTTATTCATCAACAGCAGGTTTTGTGTGCAGCACTGCAACAAGAAAAGCATATTTTGTTAACAAGTTCTACGGGATCTGGAAAAAGTTTATGCTTCTGGGCTTGGATTGTTCATAAGCTTGTGACAGATTCGAAGGCCACTGCACTGGTGTGTTTCCCTACTCAGGCATTGTTATGGGGGCAGACGGTGAGATTGCAGGAAATATCCTCAGATTGTGTGGTTTCTGAGTCGGGTCTTGCTTATAGCGGTCGTTTAATTATTGACGGGGCGGCCATTGATTGGTCAGTATGGAAAGGGAGTGGCAAGGTCGATTCCGCTATGGCTGCGCATGAAAAAAGTAGGGCTTTTCAGCAAGCACGTCTGCGTATTGCGACGATTGATAAGGTTCACTATTCGTTACTTCGTCGTGATATTCGTTTTGCGGCCCGATTACAAGGGGTGGTACTTGATGAAGCTCATCAATACCAGGGGCTTTTTGGCGCTCAAGTCGCCTATTTATTAAAAAGAATCGGTGTTTTCAAAAACGTTCTGGGGCAGAAAATGCCGCAGATGTTTTTGGCGTCAGCCACTTTACCGGCGGCCAAAAATTTTGCAGCGATGCTGCTCTCTGTTTCTCCTGATGAGATTGTTCAGCAAACAGATGCTATTCATCAGAAAGTGGAGCTTATTAATTGGGATGAGGCGGAAGAACGTTTGGCCCATCCCCCTCAAGCGGCGCTGTGTCGTCTAGTTTTGTTCTATGATAAACAACTTGGTCGGCCCGCTCTTGATTCGCTTCTTATGAAGAAATTTTTTTGTTGTCACAAAGCAGTCTATTTTTCGCCAAGTAAATATTCCAGTCGTCTTCTTAAACAGCGGCTTGCGCAGGCAGGGGGTCATGCTGTTATTTATGATGCTGACTTGCCTCTGCCTGAGCGTCGTAAATTGGAAAAAGCTTTTCGTTTGTCTGAGAATGTTCCTGTTACGATTATTGCGACGAATGCTTTAGAACTTGGCGTGGATATTGAAGGTCTTGATATTTGTTTGATACCCAGCCTCCCGGACCAGCAGGCTGCTTTTTTGCAACAAATCGGGCGAGTCGGACGTCGACAAGACAAACCTGGATTGGTCATAGTCAGTCTTTCTACTTCTTTATACGATGAACAGAAGCGACAAGATGTAACGGAATTATTTACAGTTTCATCTGGACAGAAGTTTTTCTTACCGATTCATTTGGAGTGGGTTAAGCTAAAGAGTATGGCAGCTCTTTACAAGGAACTCAGGCAGGCTCAAAAAGAATTTTCTGCGATAACTACAATTGCATGTCAACAGGCACTGCAGATTTATTATGGTGAGAATCCATCTAGTAGTGAAATAAAGCAGCGATTGACTTCACTTTGCGGTTTTCTTGATTTTACGCAGCCTTTTTGGCCGTATTGGGGATTTCGAGGGAGCGTGGACCAGGATAAAGTGCCTCTTGTATGTGTCTCAACCCATGAGGGGATCGCACTGCTTGATCGCAGCGCCCTTATGAGAGATGCTCATTTGGGTGCAACCTATCTGGATCATCAGAACAATTACTGGCGCGTTATTGCTTATCGTAATGAAGCGGGGACAGTACTTGCTATTCAATCTGGTCGAGGCATTCAAGTAGATCAAATTAAACGTATTGATGCGGTGCCTGCCAAGCGAGCTGTTTTAACAAGGGGTATCTGTCATAGTCAAGTGCAGTTGCTGAAAATCCTGTGTCCACCTTATTGGGTGCCGTCAACTCTTGTGTATGGTCAGTGGCGTCTTAGACAAAGCGTCGTAGCATACAGGAAAGTCCGTCTGCCTCATCGTCAGGTAACGATTGAACAGCTTCCGCGCCGTGAAATCTTATGGCAAGATAGGGTGACTCTGGGCTGGATGTGGAAAATCCCCTTTTTGTTAACGTCGCAGGAAGATCTTTGCTTGCGCGAAATGACTTCGCTTTTTCAAACCGCTTTGACAGAATTTTTAGCTTCGGCAGCAGGTGTGAGTGTTCATGATCTTACGGTAGGCTTTTCGGCACACAATAAAACTTTTGAAGTCATGGATCTAGAACAAGGCGGCAATGGTGTGGCAGCTTATTTGTTAGACAAGGGGATGGTCCTAGCGCTTCAAAAATGTCTGAAGCTATTGAATGAATTTCGCGGGTCTGTAGCATTAAAATCCAATCTTGTCGGGGCTATGCATGAAATAGCGGATATTGATCAGGCTTGTTTGATAGTACAGAGAATTGTCGAAAGTTGGTCATGCTTTTAG
- a CDS encoding P-II family nitrogen regulator, with protein MRKLTKIEIITRPSKLEELKEALNAIGVAGMTVTQVFGCGLTKGHQEIYRGKAYNINLVPNIKLETVICEIPVELVVETAKRICRTGEVGDGKIFVYSLDNAVRIRTGEEGDIAIIDPD; from the coding sequence ATGAGAAAGTTAACAAAAATTGAGATTATTACCCGGCCAAGCAAATTGGAAGAATTAAAGGAAGCTTTGAATGCCATTGGTGTGGCAGGAATGACAGTGACTCAGGTTTTTGGCTGTGGGTTGACCAAGGGCCATCAAGAAATCTATCGTGGCAAAGCCTATAATATTAATTTGGTTCCTAATATCAAATTAGAAACAGTTATTTGTGAGATCCCGGTGGAACTTGTAGTGGAAACAGCCAAACGTATTTGTCGTACGGGTGAAGTGGGAGATGGAAAAATATTTGTTTACTCACTGGACAATGCTGTGCGCATTCGTACAGGTGAAGAAGGAGATATTGCCATAATTGATCCTGACTAA
- a CDS encoding aspartate aminotransferase family protein produces the protein MNWDEMNDEQLLEIESKCCSYGDTVHYIDPAKIFDHCEGSWLFDREDKPYLDMQMWYSAVNFGYKNAEIEAGHQAQMEKLPQLACQYLHKEKIMLSYEIVKETEKRFGSKGRVHFNVGGAQAVEDSLKLVRNYTHGKSSMFAFMGGYHGRTLAVSEITSSFRYRRRYGHFGNRANFIPYPYCYRCFYGKKPGTCGYECIKQFEKLFETEYYGVLDPKVNEAEFAAFYVEPVQATGGYIIPPKEYFSKLQAILKRHNILLVADEIQMGFYRTGKLWSTEHFNIDPDVIVFGKALTNGLNPISGMWAKEDMINPEKFPPGSTHSTFASNTLGTAAGLATLAYCKKHDMEKNVTEKGAYLLKKLRELKTRHNVIGDVDGLGLALRIEMTKTDGFAPDKTLADAIVDEAMKGDIEVNGKKYGLVLDIGGYYKNVFTLAPSLLITYEEIDLFIQLFEALLKRLGH, from the coding sequence ATGAATTGGGACGAAATGAATGATGAGCAATTACTCGAAATTGAATCAAAATGTTGTTCTTATGGAGATACGGTACACTACATTGATCCAGCCAAGATTTTCGATCATTGTGAAGGATCATGGTTGTTTGACCGGGAAGACAAGCCTTATTTGGACATGCAAATGTGGTATTCTGCTGTAAACTTTGGCTATAAAAATGCCGAAATTGAAGCAGGCCATCAGGCTCAAATGGAAAAATTGCCGCAACTGGCTTGCCAGTATTTGCACAAGGAAAAAATTATGTTATCTTATGAAATTGTAAAAGAGACGGAAAAACGGTTTGGTTCCAAGGGCCGCGTTCATTTCAATGTGGGTGGTGCACAGGCTGTTGAAGATAGTCTGAAACTTGTTCGTAATTATACACATGGCAAATCATCGATGTTTGCATTTATGGGCGGTTACCATGGCCGTACACTGGCTGTATCGGAGATTACCAGTAGCTTCCGTTATCGTCGCCGCTATGGGCATTTTGGCAACAGGGCTAATTTTATTCCTTATCCTTATTGCTATCGCTGTTTCTATGGTAAGAAACCGGGTACTTGCGGTTATGAATGTATTAAACAGTTTGAAAAACTTTTTGAAACGGAATACTATGGCGTGCTTGATCCGAAGGTGAATGAAGCTGAGTTTGCCGCTTTCTATGTGGAACCTGTCCAGGCTACAGGTGGTTATATTATTCCGCCTAAGGAATACTTCAGTAAATTGCAGGCCATTTTAAAACGGCATAATATTTTACTTGTAGCTGATGAGATTCAAATGGGCTTCTATCGGACAGGTAAGCTGTGGTCAACAGAGCACTTTAATATTGATCCGGATGTCATTGTCTTTGGCAAGGCTCTTACGAACGGTTTGAATCCAATTTCAGGCATGTGGGCTAAAGAAGATATGATTAATCCAGAGAAGTTCCCGCCAGGATCGACGCATTCTACTTTTGCAAGTAATACGTTAGGAACGGCGGCCGGACTAGCGACGTTAGCCTATTGTAAAAAACATGATATGGAGAAGAATGTTACTGAAAAAGGCGCCTATTTGCTGAAAAAATTACGCGAACTTAAAACACGCCATAATGTGATTGGTGATGTCGATGGACTTGGATTGGCGTTGCGTATTGAAATGACCAAGACGGATGGGTTTGCACCTGACAAGACCTTGGCTGATGCCATTGTGGATGAAGCTATGAAGGGTGATATTGAAGTTAATGGTAAGAAGTATGGTCTTGTTCTTGATATTGGCGGCTATTATAAAAATGTCTTTACTTTGGCGCCGTCGCTGCTCATTACTTATGAAGAAATAGACTTATTTATTCAGTTGTTTGAAGCTTTGCTGAAACGGCTAGGACACTGA